GGGGCCCGATCCGTTCGCTTCCTTCGCGGATGCGGTGCGGATCTGCACGGTCTGAACTTCTAACGAGAACACCCATGACACAGCGACTCAACGCCGCCATCCTGCTTGCACTCGCCACGCTCGTCACGTCTGCCGCGTGGGCGCAGACGGCCGAGCCCACCGATCCCAAGGCCACCGAACAATGGGAGCCCGTACCCAAAACGGTGACACCAGGAAAACAGGACGACGCCCCGCCTTCGGATGCCATCGTGTTGTTCAACGGCCACGACCTCAGCCAGTGGGAAACCGCCAAGGACCGTTCACCGGCGCGCTGGAACGTGCACGACGGCGTGGTGACGGTGGACAAGGCCACGGGCAACATCCAGACCAAGCAGCATTTCAGGAACTATCAATTGCACCTGGAATGGCGCGTGCCCAAAGACATCACTGGCGAAGGTCAAGCGCGCGGCAACAGCGGCCTGTTCCTGGCATCCACCGGGCCGGGCGACGAAGGCTACGAGATCCAGATCCTCGATTCGTACAACAACAAGACCTACGTCAACGGACAGGCCGCCAGCATCTACAAACAGTCCGCGCCACTGGTGAACGCCATGCGGCCGCCCGGCGAATGGCAGACCTACGACGTGGTGTGGACCGCACCGGTATTCGGCGCCGATGGCGCACTCAAGTCACCGGGCTACGTCACCCTGTTCCACAACGGCCTGCTGGTGCAGAACCACACCCAGCTCACGGGCGAGACGTTCTACATCGGCAAGCCGAAGTACAAGGCGCATGCGGACGCAGCCATCAAGCTGCAGGCTCACGGCGACCCGTCGCCTGCGATCAGCTTCCGCAATATCTGGGTGCGGCCGCTCGATTGAGCGGTCTTGCCTCAGCAATCAGGCCAGCAGTCGCCAGATCAGAATGCAGGCAATGAGAAATAGCCCGACGTATTGCGCCTTCCTGTTGCGCGTGGTTCCGGAAGCCGCCCCTAGCGTCATGACCAACGCCAGCCACATCGGTACGCAATGATCCACACCCACACTCCCTGATCCATTCTTCCATCATCGGAGATTCCACTCCGATCCGTGTGCCGCCGGTTAGATAACCGGTGGCCCATCACGCCGCTTTCAGTGCCCGCAGCAGGACCGCCCTTGCTGCTGGATCGGCGGGCATGGCACCGAGCCGTACGAGCAGAACACGCAGCAGTCGCCTTCCTTGGGCTTCAGCAACGCGCCGCACGCGGCGCATTCATGGAAAAACACGCAGGCGTTGGTTGGCATGACTTCCATGCTCTGGTGATCGCACTGGGGGCATGTGAGCCGCGACTCCAGCACCAGCGTCCTGACATCCGTACTCGCCATGTTCCATGCCCCTTTCCTGATCTTACGGTCAGCCGTGGCCCATCCAGCCACGGCAGTCACGGGACATCCCTACTGACGCCATCGCCCCGAAACGTAGGGATTTATACTCAGGCCCAGGGCGGCAACGTCGCCACTGTCTGGTCGGGGAACACCGTGGAATGGATTGCAAGGCTGGCCCACGCCGGCACCCTGCTGATCGTCAACGCCTTGCTGGCAGGCCTTTCCTCGGCGATTTTCCTGACCCTCTACGCCACCGGCCCAAAGGGGCGGCGCCTGCATGGCGTGCTGCTCTGGGGTCTCAGCTATGCCGCCTTCGCCGTCGGCTTCGCGGTCCTGATCCTGCCCGGCTTCCACATCGACTTTGCTTACCTCCAGCTGACGGGCAACCTGATCATCGACGTCGGCGCCGTGCTGACGTTGCTCGGCGTCACCGCCTACCTGGAGCTGCCCCGGCGCCGGCTATGGGTGCTGGTGCCCGTTGCCCTGCTCGCGATAGTGGAGATCGGCAGCGTCATCGCCGGAGGCGAGAACTTGCGACTCATGGTGATACTGGGCAACGCACTGACCGCCCTGCTCACCATCGCCACCGGCGATGCCTTGTGGCATTGCGTGGACAAACCGCGGCGCGCTGTAGCACGCGTCGCTGCCGCCTTCCATTTTCTGTGGGCCATCATGTTGCTCCTGCGCGGCGCGTGGTGGTGGTTTCATCCATTTGCCGATGTCACCGAAGATCCGACGTCGACCTTCGGCCTGCTCTCGCGCCTCATCCTGACCTGGGTGATCACGCCGAGTTTCTTGTGGATGCTTACCCGCGAACTCGATGCAGAACTGATCCGCCAGGCACATCAGGATCCATTGACGGGTGTGCCCAACCGCCGCGTTATCTGGGAACAAGGCGAACGCATGGCCGCTCAGGTGGACCGACAAGAAACGAGCATGGCCGTGCTGATGATCGACGTGGATCACTTCAAGGCGATCAACGACCGCTGGGGACATGACGGCGGCGACCAGGTGCTGGTAGCCATCGCGCAAACACTGCAACGATATGTGCGCGACGAAGATCTGCTGGCACGCGTCGGCGGCGAGGAGTTTATGGTGCTGATACGCCACGGCGATGAAGCCACCGTGGGCGAGATCGCGGAAAGACTGCGCAGGGCCATCGAAAGCCACCCCATCGCCCTGCCATCCGGCGAAGCGCTGAACTGCACGGCCAGCATCGGCTACTGCCTGTTGCCACGCGGACAGGGCCATTGGCGCGATATCGTAATTTCTGCCGATCAAGCGCTTTATGCCGCGAAGCGGCAAGGACGAAACCGCGTCGTCGGATCACGACGTCAGCCCACCTGATCCCGGCCGGCGCATTCCGTAAAACGGCGGCGATCGTTGCAACGGCGCGCTTTTGGACGTCCATCTCTATCCACTTATATAGAACTTTTTTCCGATGCCCGAGGACAGCTCGGTGCAAGCGTTGTGCTATGCAACGGGCAGATAATCGATCGAGTGCAAGACGCGAGATCGCATATAAGAACTTGCGTTTTCTCAGGGGCGTTGTTGAAGGAAATCGACCGGCGACCAGAACACGGGAGGCGCGCAGTCATGAGCCTTTGGTACGAAACAACCTTTCGACGGGTGTTGTTTCCCGCCTATGAATCCGGCCTTCGCCACCGCGACACGCTGTCGTGGCTGGATCGTTACGAGCACGATCAGTGGCTGTCGCCCGAGCAGATGGCGCAACTGCAATGGACGCGCCTCAAGCAGTTACTGGAGCACTGCCATCGCGAGGTGCCCTACTACCAGAAGCAATGGCGCGAGCTTGGCGTCACGCCAAGCGACATTCGCACCATGGATGATTTCGCGCGACTGCCGCTGCTCACCAAAGCAGACATCCGCGCGAATCTGGACGATCTGAAAGCCGTTTCACTGCGCGATCAACTGCTCTACAAGGCCACCGGCGGCTCTACCGGCGAGCCCATGCGCTTTGGCTACACACGCGAAAGCAACAACCGGCGCCATGCCGTGATGTGGCGCGGCTACGGCTGGGCGGGTGCACCGCTGGGTGCGCGCAGTCTGTTGCTATGGGGAGCCGGCGTCGGCAACCCGCCGTGGCGGCAGCGTGTAAAGGATCACCTCTATCACGCCGCATTCTCTCGTCGCGTCATCAATAGCTTCCACATGACCGAAGCGAACATGGCCGAGTTCGCCGATGCCATCGATGCCTTCCGGCCGCGCGTGTTGCTCGGCTACACCGGGCCGCTGATTCGTCTCGCGCAATGGATGCTCGACACCGGACGCCATGTGTATCGCCCACAGTCTTTCATTTCCTGCGGCGAGGCGCTTCACGAATTCCAGCGCGAGATCATCGAGAAAGCATTCGGCTGTCCCGCATTCAATACCTACGGATGCCGCGAGTTTATGCTGGTAGCTTCCGAGTGCGAGCGACACGAAGGCTTGCACGTCAACAGCGATCACCTGTTGGTGGAGTTGCCCAAGACGCCCGATGCGCCGCCGGATGGCGAGACGGGCGAAGTGGTGGTCACCGACCTGTCCAACTACGGCATGCCGTTCATCCGCTACGCCACCACCGACCTCGCCACGCCCGCGCACCACACGTGCAGTTGCGGCCGGGGATTACCGCTGATCAAGCAGGTGGACGGCCGTGTGCTCGACGCCATCCACACGCCGGATGGTCGCGTGCTTCCAGGCATGTTCTTGCCGTTCCTGTTCAAGGAAACCAAGGGCGTGAGTCGCTACCAAGTGGTGCAGCGGCAGTTGGATCGTCTGGATATATCCATCGTGCGCGGCGCCGAATTCAATGACGATTCACTGGCGTTCATCCGCCACGAAATCCACAAAGTGCTGGGTGACAGTCTGCAATTGCACTGTCATTTCGTGGACACGATTCCGCTGACCAGCAGCGGCAAGACGCGGCTGACCATCTCGGAACTGGCCAACCACATCACCCACTGAGGCGCGCAGCGAACCGCGCCCCTGCGGCAATCGACCCGAGCCTATTTCACGGCGATTTTCCTGTGCGTCCGCGAAGCTCTTGGTTTTGGCGACGTTTTGTTGCCTTTGCGACCAAGGAGCCAGGCCGTGACCCACGACAACACCCCGACTGCCGACACCCAGAGCTTCGAGCATGAGCCCGATGCCTCCCACGGCTACTGGCACAACCGCCCGGAGAACGCCCTGCCGCCGCCGGACATGATGGGTGCCTACATGCGCAACAAGACGCTGCCCGGGGCGGGTATCGAGCAGCGCAAGGCGATCATCATCGGTAGCGGCATCGCCGGCCTTGCCGCTGCGTTCTACCTGATCCGCGATGGCCGCATGCCTGCCGGCAACATCACCATCATCGAGAGCATGGATATCGAAGGTGGCTCGCTGGATGGTTCGGGCAACCCGCAGGACGGCTACATCGTCCGTGGCGGCCGCGAGATGAACTGGAACTACGACAGCCTATGGGACATGTTCCAGGACGTGCCAGCGCTCGAATTGCCCGAAGGCTACAGCGTGCTGGACGAGTACCGCTTGGTCAACGACAACGACCCGAATTATTCCAAAGCCCGCCTGATGCACAAGCAGGGCCAGATCAAGGATTTCTCCACCTTCGGCCTGAACCGCGCGCAGCAGTGGGAATTGATCCGGTTGATGCTGAAGCCCAAGGAAGAACTCGACGACATCACCATCGAGGACTATTTCAGCGAAGGTTTCCTGCAAAGCAACTTCTGGTTCTTCTGGCGTTCGATGTTCGCCTTCGAGAACTGGCAGAGCCTGCTGGAGATGAAGCTGTACATGCACCGCTTCCTGGATGCGATCGACGGCCTGAACGACATGTCTGCCCTGGTGTTTCCCAAGTACAACCAGTTCGACAGTTTCGTGCGCCCCCTCATCACCATGCTGCGCAAGCAGGGGGTGCAGGTGCAGTTCAATACACGCGTGCATGATCTCGACATGGCGGTCGATGACGAGCGTCGCACGGTCACCGGCATCCGCTGCACCATCGACGGCAAGGACACCACGCTTCCCGTCGCCGATGGTGACCTGGTGTTTGCGCTGACCGGCTCCATGACCGAAGGCACGGCCTACGGCGACATGAATACCGTGCCTGTGCTCGAACGCGGCCTCCACGATCCCGGCGCGGACAGCGACTGGGGCCTCTGGCTCAACCTCGCCAAGAAATCACCGGTATTCGGTAAGCCACTCAAGTTCTGCGGTGACGTCGAGCGCTCGATGTGGGAGTCGGCAACGCTGACGCTCAAGCCCTCGCCCCTGGCCGACAAGATCAGGGAGCTTTCCGTCAACGATCCCTACTCGGGCAAGACCCCCACGGGTGGCGTCATCACATTCACGGATTCGAACTGGGTACTCAGCTTTACCGTCAATCGTCAGCCGCACTTCCCCGATCAGCCCAAGGACGTACTGGTGGTCTGGGTCTATGCCCTGCTGATGGACAAGGAAGGCAACTACGTGAAAAAGCCCATGCCGGCGTGCACGGGACGCGAAGTGCTGGCCGAGCTTTGCTATCACCTGGGCATCATCGATCAGCTCGATGCGGTGGCCGCCAACTCCAAAGTGCGACTTGCGCTGATGCCTTACATCACCGCGCAGTTCATGCCGCGCGCAGCGGGCGACAGGCCTCACGTGGTGCCAGCGGGCTGCACCAATCTCGGCCTGCTGGGGCAGTTTGTCGAAACCCACAACGATGTGATCTTCACTATGGAGAGTTCGGTAAGAACGGCCCGAGTCGCCGTCTACACCCTGCTGAATCTGCGCAAGCAGGTGCCTGACCTCAGCCCCACGCAGTACGACATACGCAACCTGATCAAAGCGGCGCGCACGCTTAACAACAACGAGCCATTCATCGGCGAGCGACTGCTGCACCGGGTGCTCGGCAAGTCGTACTTCGCGCACGTGCTGCCGCCCTTGCCCAAGTCGGAAAAATCCAAGCAACGCGAATTGCTGGAAGACGAACTCGGCAACCTGTTCGGCAAGGGCAGTCAGGTGTTGCGCAACGCATCGGACTGGCTGGAACGCTTCGGCGACAACCTGCGCAAGAAGTCGGGCTAAGGCTCTGAGGGAAAACGCGGTCATGGTAGTGCGCTGACGTTATCGCCAGCGCACTACAGTCGTCGCATTCACTCTTTCGAAAGCAGAAACCTGCTGATGCGCCGCCGCAGTTCCCGATCATCGATCGCCCTGGCTTCATCGTCGGCCGACACCGCATACTCGCGTGCCTGCGCATCATCGCCAAGACGCTTGTGACGTTCGGCCAGCGAGAATTGGATGGATGCGCGATAGGCCCGTGCCTCGTCTCCCACCGCCAGCTTTAACGCCCGTTGATACAGGGAAACCGCCGCACCATCGTCCATGGTGAAATCAGCCAGCGTTTCCCACAGAAACGGATGTTCATACCCGCCAAGGCTCTGCTCCTCGCAATAGTCGTGGAGATCCTTGTAGGTGGTGGCATATCGGTCCGGTTCGCTTTCGTTCGCGAGCTCCGTCGCGAAGCCCATGACGTGATCCCAGACTTCCGGCTTGATGTCCATCGCTTTCGCTCCCTGCCTATCGTAAGTGCCTCGGCTCCAGGTGCAACGACCCAGGTCGAGCTGCACATCATCTCAGGAAACGAACACAGCCCCATAGCAGGACACCAGAAAACGGTGGGCTTTAAACCTTCTGTCCGCGAGCCACATCAGACGCCCAGGGTTGGCCCATCCACACGGATAGGGCCCTACGGGAGGAAAGACTATGGCGCGTTGCCGAGGGGTGATTCTCTTTGCGTGGCTGAGCGCGGCATCTGCCGTATTGCACGCCCAGCCACCACTTCACGTGGTGCAACCATCCGATATCGTGGCACTCGCGCAGGTGAGCAAAGCGCAGCCATCGCCGGATGGAAGCCAGATCGCTTACGAAGTGGACACCGATGCCGGTTCCACCATCTGGCTAGTGGGAAGCGATGGCGCGCACGCCGCCCGAGCGTTGGTATCCGGCGAAGGCTCGCCGAACTCGCCGGCATGGTCACCGGACGGCGCATCACTGGCTTTCCTTTCTCAAGCACCCGTGGCTGCCGATTCTCACCAAGCCGGTTCGAACGGTTCTGCCGCAGCAACATCGGGGCAGCAGCTCTGGCTGGCATCGCCTGGCAGCGGAAAGTCGGAACCGCTCACTCGCCTGCCTCTGCGCATCAGCGGCTTTCGATGGTCGCACGACGGACGACGCATTGCGTTCCTGAGCAAAGGCGGCGACGTGCCGCAACAGTCACCAGAACACGACGAACACGTGCTTGACCGGCCGCAGCCCAACAGCCGCCTGTGGATCTATGACGTCGACACTCGGCAAGCGCATCCACTCACTCAACCAGACATGCATATCGTGGCTTTCGACTGGTCGCCGGATGATGCGCACCTCGTCGCATCCAGCTCGCCCACGTCACGTACCAACGATGTGGAAAACGTGTTGTCCGTCGTTACCATCGATGCATCATCGGGCGCCGTCGAACGGCGGATTCCTGGCGGTTTAAGCAGACGCAAGGTGCTGTGGTCTCCCGACGGCCATCGACTTGCCTACTTTCGATTGGCACCGACGACAGATGTCGGCTTTCTCGTGATGTACGACCTGCGCACCGCAACGGAGCAAGTCGTCGCCGACACCCGGCAGGCGACCTTTGAAGACATGGAATGGGGCAACGACGGCGACGCGTTGTTCGGTCTTTCCCTGCAGGGGACGCGTTATTCGATCGCGCGTATCAATGCAGCGTCTGGCCAGACGGTGAGCTCGCAGCCCCTGCAGGGCGCTGTCGAAAAAATCGCGATCAGCCACGACGGTCGCACATTCGCCTATGTCCAAGAAACATCGTCACATCCCGGCGAAATTTATGTGGCTCGCCATGGTCGTGAGCGCCAGCTCACCGTCACCAACCCCCAAGTGAAAACGTGGTTGCTGGGAACGCAGCGTGAGATCCGGTGGACCGCGCGCAGTGATGGCCGAACAGTAACCGCCGTGCTGCTCTTGCCGCCCCACTACGACCCGCGCAAGCGCTATAAAACCGTCGTGCATTTGCACGGTGGTCCGACCAGTGGCTGGGATCAAGGGTTTCACGGTTCGTGGTACGACTGGGGTGTCATCCTGGCATCGCATGGATACGTGGTGCTGCTACCGAACCCCCGAGGCTCCGATGGTGCCGGTACCGCGTTCGGCATGGCTAACGACCGCGATTGGGGCCACGCCGAATTCCAGGACATCATGGATGGCGTCGATCAGGTCGTCGCTGACGGCATCGCCGATCCGGAACGGATGGGCGTTGGCGGCTGGAGCTATGGCGGATATCTGACCGCATGGGTGGCTACCCACACGAACCGATTCAAGGCAGCCGTTGCCGGAGCGGCGATGACAGATCTGTTCGGCATGGCGACCACCACGGATATCGCCCCGGATTTTCTCAACCGCTACTTCGGACCGCTCGCAGCCAACGCGGCCAACTACGACGCGCATTCTCCCGCCCGCTATCTGCGTGATTGCCAAACGCCCGTACTGGTCGTGGGTGGCGAAGACGACGCGCGCGTGCCGTTTTCCCAAGGGATGGCGATGTATCGCGGGCTGCGCTTTCTAGGAAAGGAAACCCAGATGGTGCTGTATCCGCGAGAACCGCATTTCTTCGGCGAACCCGCGCATCAACGCGATTCGCTGGAGCGCATGCTCGCCTGGTACGACGCTCATCTCGGGCCCTGAACCTTCTTGGCGTCGGCTCACATGGGAGAAGCGCCGTCCACCTATGTATAGGTGGACGGCAGGCCCTCGCGTCGACAAATTTCCCGAACAAGAACATCGGACAGGTCAGCGCCATCGCGCTCATGCGATTCGATGATCGGAATGGCCCACTCGCCGCCAGCCAACTGGAAGTTGCGCGTCCACTCTGGCCACGCCAACAGCTCGTCGACCGTGTAGCGCTTCGATCCGCCCATCTCGGCGTGCCCGCCGGCGATGGACTCGCCAACGTCAAATAGCGCGTGGCGGAACGGAAACAGGTAAACGCAATAAACGTGGTGGGTCGGATGCACGTCGGTGGGCGCCTGGTTTTTGTAGCTCAGGCGGAGCACCTGTCCCTCGAGCTTCTCCCGCGCCAGCGGTTGCGAGTGACGGTAAAGATAGTCCGCGGAAAGTTCACCCATGTCGGGCCAAATGACGGCGTGCTCTGTATGAGTGAAGTTCTTGAACTTGTTTGGATACGCCAGCTGCGGCCAGTTCATCTCTTCTCGCGCGATACGTGACTCGAACAGCCGGTACTCCTCTGGATCGAACTGGATGACCAGTCGCCAGTTTTCATTGGGTACGACTCGTTTGATTCGCGGTGCGTCCATGCGGAATGAGCCTTGGATGTATCCGCGTATTTGAACAGTCCCGCTGCTGGAGCGAAAGCATGGCTCGCTTCCGCGCGCAGCCTGCACACGGGCCGCCCCTTATGGGGTGCTGGTTCCCGGCGTATCGGGGTGAAAGTCGTCGCCGGGAGGAAACGGTGCGCCACGCGACATCCATGTCTCGAACTGTTCGACCGTCATGGGCGGGCCGATATACCAGCCTTGCGCGCAATCGCAGCCTGCGTCACGCAGAAAATCCCATTGCGCCACGTTCTCCACGCCTTCCGCGAGCACCCGCATATTCATGTTGCGGGCCATGGCGACAATGGTGGACGTGAGGGTGATGGCCCTGGCGTCATCCGGCAATCCGATCAGGAAGCTGCGGTCGATCTTCAGGATTTGAATCGGGAAGCGGTTGAGATACGCCAGCGACGAATAGCCGGTGCCGAAGTCGTCGATGGCGAAGCTGAGCCCTAGCGCGCGCAGCCGCGAAAGCACATCCGACACGGCAGGCCCATGCTGAAGCAGACTGCCCTCGGTGATCTCCAGTTCGAGCAGTTGCGGAG
This genomic window from Dyella terrae contains:
- a CDS encoding 3-keto-disaccharide hydrolase, which codes for MTQRLNAAILLALATLVTSAAWAQTAEPTDPKATEQWEPVPKTVTPGKQDDAPPSDAIVLFNGHDLSQWETAKDRSPARWNVHDGVVTVDKATGNIQTKQHFRNYQLHLEWRVPKDITGEGQARGNSGLFLASTGPGDEGYEIQILDSYNNKTYVNGQAASIYKQSAPLVNAMRPPGEWQTYDVVWTAPVFGADGALKSPGYVTLFHNGLLVQNHTQLTGETFYIGKPKYKAHADAAIKLQAHGDPSPAISFRNIWVRPLD
- a CDS encoding GDCCVxC domain-containing (seleno)protein, whose product is MASTDVRTLVLESRLTCPQCDHQSMEVMPTNACVFFHECAACGALLKPKEGDCCVFCSYGSVPCPPIQQQGRSCCGH
- a CDS encoding GGDEF domain-containing protein, producing the protein MEKHAGVGWHDFHALVIALGACEPRLQHQRPDIRTRHVPCPFPDLTVSRGPSSHGSHGTSLLTPSPRNVGIYTQAQGGNVATVWSGNTVEWIARLAHAGTLLIVNALLAGLSSAIFLTLYATGPKGRRLHGVLLWGLSYAAFAVGFAVLILPGFHIDFAYLQLTGNLIIDVGAVLTLLGVTAYLELPRRRLWVLVPVALLAIVEIGSVIAGGENLRLMVILGNALTALLTIATGDALWHCVDKPRRAVARVAAAFHFLWAIMLLLRGAWWWFHPFADVTEDPTSTFGLLSRLILTWVITPSFLWMLTRELDAELIRQAHQDPLTGVPNRRVIWEQGERMAAQVDRQETSMAVLMIDVDHFKAINDRWGHDGGDQVLVAIAQTLQRYVRDEDLLARVGGEEFMVLIRHGDEATVGEIAERLRRAIESHPIALPSGEALNCTASIGYCLLPRGQGHWRDIVISADQALYAAKRQGRNRVVGSRRQPT
- a CDS encoding phenylacetate--CoA ligase family protein; translation: MSLWYETTFRRVLFPAYESGLRHRDTLSWLDRYEHDQWLSPEQMAQLQWTRLKQLLEHCHREVPYYQKQWRELGVTPSDIRTMDDFARLPLLTKADIRANLDDLKAVSLRDQLLYKATGGSTGEPMRFGYTRESNNRRHAVMWRGYGWAGAPLGARSLLLWGAGVGNPPWRQRVKDHLYHAAFSRRVINSFHMTEANMAEFADAIDAFRPRVLLGYTGPLIRLAQWMLDTGRHVYRPQSFISCGEALHEFQREIIEKAFGCPAFNTYGCREFMLVASECERHEGLHVNSDHLLVELPKTPDAPPDGETGEVVVTDLSNYGMPFIRYATTDLATPAHHTCSCGRGLPLIKQVDGRVLDAIHTPDGRVLPGMFLPFLFKETKGVSRYQVVQRQLDRLDISIVRGAEFNDDSLAFIRHEIHKVLGDSLQLHCHFVDTIPLTSSGKTRLTISELANHITH
- a CDS encoding oleate hydratase, with translation MTHDNTPTADTQSFEHEPDASHGYWHNRPENALPPPDMMGAYMRNKTLPGAGIEQRKAIIIGSGIAGLAAAFYLIRDGRMPAGNITIIESMDIEGGSLDGSGNPQDGYIVRGGREMNWNYDSLWDMFQDVPALELPEGYSVLDEYRLVNDNDPNYSKARLMHKQGQIKDFSTFGLNRAQQWELIRLMLKPKEELDDITIEDYFSEGFLQSNFWFFWRSMFAFENWQSLLEMKLYMHRFLDAIDGLNDMSALVFPKYNQFDSFVRPLITMLRKQGVQVQFNTRVHDLDMAVDDERRTVTGIRCTIDGKDTTLPVADGDLVFALTGSMTEGTAYGDMNTVPVLERGLHDPGADSDWGLWLNLAKKSPVFGKPLKFCGDVERSMWESATLTLKPSPLADKIRELSVNDPYSGKTPTGGVITFTDSNWVLSFTVNRQPHFPDQPKDVLVVWVYALLMDKEGNYVKKPMPACTGREVLAELCYHLGIIDQLDAVAANSKVRLALMPYITAQFMPRAAGDRPHVVPAGCTNLGLLGQFVETHNDVIFTMESSVRTARVAVYTLLNLRKQVPDLSPTQYDIRNLIKAARTLNNNEPFIGERLLHRVLGKSYFAHVLPPLPKSEKSKQRELLEDELGNLFGKGSQVLRNASDWLERFGDNLRKKSG
- a CDS encoding S9 family peptidase yields the protein MARCRGVILFAWLSAASAVLHAQPPLHVVQPSDIVALAQVSKAQPSPDGSQIAYEVDTDAGSTIWLVGSDGAHAARALVSGEGSPNSPAWSPDGASLAFLSQAPVAADSHQAGSNGSAAATSGQQLWLASPGSGKSEPLTRLPLRISGFRWSHDGRRIAFLSKGGDVPQQSPEHDEHVLDRPQPNSRLWIYDVDTRQAHPLTQPDMHIVAFDWSPDDAHLVASSSPTSRTNDVENVLSVVTIDASSGAVERRIPGGLSRRKVLWSPDGHRLAYFRLAPTTDVGFLVMYDLRTATEQVVADTRQATFEDMEWGNDGDALFGLSLQGTRYSIARINAASGQTVSSQPLQGAVEKIAISHDGRTFAYVQETSSHPGEIYVARHGRERQLTVTNPQVKTWLLGTQREIRWTARSDGRTVTAVLLLPPHYDPRKRYKTVVHLHGGPTSGWDQGFHGSWYDWGVILASHGYVVLLPNPRGSDGAGTAFGMANDRDWGHAEFQDIMDGVDQVVADGIADPERMGVGGWSYGGYLTAWVATHTNRFKAAVAGAAMTDLFGMATTTDIAPDFLNRYFGPLAANAANYDAHSPARYLRDCQTPVLVVGGEDDARVPFSQGMAMYRGLRFLGKETQMVLYPREPHFFGEPAHQRDSLERMLAWYDAHLGP